The genomic segment ttatatatatagactttAATTGCAAATCGGTCGGTTTCATAAGCAAACCCAACTGAATtctaagaaataatttaatattgatatcaagAACCCAAATAATGTAatactgttttaattttttggtacaatattgatttttttttattattattgctatataaaatctgatttgtaaaatatagagaaaaaattaaacaagcaattttatgtttcaaaagcgtttttgaaaaaatttaaaattttttttattttttttatttggtttaaattaatatttttttgatgttattagatcattttgatgtgctaatatcaaaaataattttcaaaaaattaaaaaaaaatattattttaatgtattttttaagtaaaaaatattttgaaaagtaatcgcAATCACACTTTCAAATATTTTGGGCTTGGCTATTTTCCCATTACCCAATGGGCTGGTGATTATAAAAATTCCtcacaattatatttattttatatttgtgtttttatctttttaattacataaatttatgtttttattgtttttatcttttcttttctgaacaATTTCTATATGGcctatgtatttttaaaacaagaaaaacatgaaacatACTCTATTTTTTTCCTCCGTTGCAAACACTACCtaaaagttatataaaaaatgcaatattttaatatatatatatatatatatatatatatatatataattaacgaGATCAGAAATCATAAACGAAATCTGATTTATTGTACATCTATTCTCGAATATTATAAGAGGAGCTCCAAGAATTAAACCTAGATTCTCCTAACCTACTAAACTAGCCATAAAAGGGAAGGCTTCATGACACCTAACAGTACTCATAAAAAAGCCATGAAACAAATCTATGGATTAAAATTTCCTTCCACATAAATTCCTCAACCAAATCCCCAACTCATCTGGAGATTTTCTGCTTTAGTGGAATATCTTGCTCAGCACTCAGAGAGCTTGACTTGCTTCATTATCTGAAAATTGAAACGAAAATGTTTAAGAACATATATACAACAAAACTGTGTATGATTCAAAAATTGAAACAGAAGTGAGAGTGGGAGAGTTACCCCAACATGCATAAACAGCAAGCTTTTGCTTGAAATTGGCATGTTCAGCTTTCAGTTTTTGGAGAGACGCCTTGGCACTATAAAAAttcatgcaaaaataaatttctctGTCTTTTACATGTAGCATATGACCTATGGTTCCTTTCAAAGACATAAATCTCACCTCTCTAAATCCCCTTCATGGCAAAATCTTCTGAGTTTATTGGTTTCGTCATTGATTTTGGTCGCACCAATGCTACAAGAAATAACATTGCTAAAttccattaataataaaaataaaaataaaaataaaaatattcccagaaagaatatttttattatctcatGAAATGCCATATATGatgttgattttcatttttttccctacCTGGCACTACTGCCCTTAAGCCGATACATCATTCTTTCAAGGATGAAGGGAAAATCATCAGGGTTTGTCTCCCTGTGCAAGCAcaataaggggaaaaaaagtaaatcataatcatcatcttggtaaaattaaaaatgtaaaatttcaattaatttgtaCTAGACCCACTTACAAAGCCTTCTCAATAGAAGCAATGTATTTAGATGAATCCCTTAAAAACAaggtgaaaatattttcaatgaaGTCGGGATCATCTTCATTTTCAAGAGTCTCGAGATAACTCACTTGTCCATGATCCAGAAGTCCCTGCAAGAACCAACATGAAAGCTTAAAATGTTGGTGTCCTCTTCATAGTTTGtgcattaagaaaaaataaaaaatataaatcacttCGAAATTGTTCCATGGTAAAGAAAGACCTCATCGAAGAATGATTGCCTCATGGTGCTAAGCTGTTGGCGCAAGGGAGTGCTAGCCATTCTGAAGGTAAAAGaaggaaacaaaatcaaaaaagttatttgaatgGAGTCtctagagaagaaaagaaatagaaggGTTGAAGGCTTAATTGTGTAGTAGAATGGCAAAGGAATGGGAGTAATATATAGGCCAAAATGATGCAGGAAACCAACATTTTTCACTTTCCAGGCAATTTTTAATGCTTCTAAAATTACAGATTACACCATTCAAATAAGGATGGAAATTTATTCTGAAAATCCAATGTTTATCGAAACTAAACTGATTTAAATgggtgattttttttgaaaaaaattattactttacTTGATGAGTAATGAATAAAGTATGCATATTATCAAACCcgatttgaaattcaaaatatatacattgtattatataaatatatgtgtagaatatttatatattttttaatccaatataGTATATACATATCCTAATATAGATATAATACACACATATAAATAACATTTAtcattttactatatatatatatatatatatatatatatatagtaaacctgaatatctaattttcttatttaatgtaTAATAGATAggatataaataaatagaaacctAACTTGTGGATCTCTATTTCCAACTCTACATTCAAATAATTCAAAGAaggaatataaaaatttataagtgGTGGTAAACACACATATAAGAAAAATCGCTATCAtgcaaaacaattaaattaatgttaatgttattataaataTGTTCTGAGTGCAATTTAAATCATAGctactttaattttattgaaagtaTATCAtaataaacaaatgaaaattgaaataagaaGAGAACTATTAATCTCATGGGAAATAATGTTATAAATGTTTAAGGATTTAAtgtaatcaaacaaatattttagttgattttataataatttaagtaaAATGAGTGAGACAACTACGATGTGATGtgtaaaaacctaaaaataatgaatataataacTATTCTAAAAAAATGTGTGGTAATGATTAGTAAAAACATATGGTAAAGCActtaagttaataatttttctaaatttccaacttaacaataaatttGGTACTCTTTTATtacctataatttatttaattataacacacataagttataaaattaaactaaatttcatcaaataacaaataaaatcaatttctctCAAATCGCAAACAAACcttaacatacaaatcatatattatacattaaaattatctagtaaaaaaaagtaaaactcttaaatataattaaagtcaACTACAAATGTTACAAAAAGGTTTGAGGATTACCAGAGTTTACATAATAAGAAGTGGATGTTTATCCACCCTTCCACTAACTTTTTAAGTGTGAAAACAAGTGACTCACTCTAAAATATTGATTAAGATGTGTATGATAATTTGCTTAGGATTGAATTCCTCCTCCTTAACTTCATCATCACGCTTtacttcttcatcttcatcctctATTATACACAAAGAGTAtagtttcttgtttttcatttatgttCCGGCACAAACTTCTCATCATACCAAAAACACAATTTCTTGGCATCTAACTCCTTATTTCTTACAAATTTGGTAGATTTCATGGCTGGTTTTTTGGTTAGGAATGGGTAACATGCTATTGTAGAGGGGTTTTTGGTTGCTAATAGTTAATGAAGAGAGAACTTTGTAAGTTTGGGATAATGTTAGTGGGTTCTTCCATAGGCTATAATGTTTTCTTATAAGCGTGCTAGATTGTAAGCTTGTTTTAGCTCCTTATGTTCAAATTTTTTCACCAAAATTTTTATTCCCACCTTTGAACCCTCCTATAAAAAGACACTAAAGCTTGTGTCTCACTATTTTCAGCCCTATTTCACAATATATCAAAGTCTTTAATGTAACTCTCTAGATCTCTCATTTTGAGGATTTTTCTAACCCCCAAACTTGCAGCATATAGCTTTCATATATTCATCCCAAGTCTCTACTTGATTACCTTTACTTCTAATGAAGTTTTGGTGCCAATAAAAGGTCATTCCATAAGATAGTATGAGGCTAATTTAACCTCTACAGAATCAATAACCTCTTCTATATCAAAATACTGGTTGCACTTATATAACCATTTGTGTAcatcatcaccattaaaattgaagaAGTCTCGTTTGAGTTTGTGTACCTTGTAAGGGGAGTAGCTTCCTTCACAGGTCCATCATGATCTTGCAATGTATTCCAGTTGATTAAAGATTTGATAGTTCTTTATAGTACTAGTTTCACTACAAGATGGTTCTAACTTCTATAAAATAAAGCTTTGTTGGTAAGATAACCTACTGATAAGCTCCTTGAGCTCCCCAAACTTGGCTTCATGGATGGACTTAGTATCTCTCAATGTTAACCATATACCTCCAACAGTTTCATAACATGTTCATGCTTCTGTTAAGGTATAATCTATTTAAATTCATTTCGATAAGAGTTTAAGTTCGTATATTGATAATGAAACTTTTACGAGCTATATAACTCATATCTCTATGATTATAAatactaaggaattttttttttatcatcatttgcCCCAATATTTGAGACTCTAATATTAAGAATACTTGCTGAAAATGTAGAACTATATTCTGACTCAAAAGTCATACTTATGCATGTTGTTATGGAACCGTGATCCCTAAAACattttgaaagttaattttAGCCCTCACAATTAAAAGTTATGTATGTTGTTGCTATTTTATGGCTATTACAATATTTCTTGTATTACTACATTTGGAATAATATATAATGAATAAGGAATTATCCAAAGCAACTATTTTTGTGTCAACTTTTTAGAATTCATTCACAATTATTTGCATGATTTATATGCCAATGCTATAATTACTTAGTTATTAGCCAATTTACCTAATTGAGCTACTACTGATTATTTACTATGCTTTTTTATTCGAAGATTTTAGTTTAGATTCATTAATTGATTAGTAAGTTTAAGTTGTTCTGTATATTTAAAATCTGCAACTTATATTTCTATGGTTTTCTGATATATTCTTGAGTCCTCGTGTATTTTTAGATAAGATTGTGAGCTTTAACATTAGTAATGCCTatgaaaaactataaaactatATTAGACTTTAAggttataatataatttatactatctctttttttccccaaaaaaTACTCATCTTTTTTGAATATGTGGGGAAATTAATACATGAAAGTGTTATAAcacatttttttccaaaaaaaaaagaaaaataaacactattaaggtattggatttttttattcattaattgaaatattattatatattttttattttttaaaattttacatacattattataaaatcaactaaaatgTTTGCTTGATTACATTACATCCTTAAGCATTTATAACATTATTACTCGTGAGATTAAttgatctcttcttcttcttctttttttctttttatatcatgGACATATTCTTGGATGCGATCAATTGGTGGATAACCACTCCTAAAAGTCAAACCATAGGGAGAGCCCAT from the Populus nigra chromosome 1, ddPopNigr1.1, whole genome shotgun sequence genome contains:
- the LOC133670227 gene encoding pseudo histidine-containing phosphotransfer protein 2-like is translated as MASTPLRQQLSTMRQSFFDEGLLDHGQVSYLETLENEDDPDFIENIFTLFLRDSSKYIASIEKALETNPDDFPFILERMMYRLKGSSASIGATKINDETNKLRRFCHEGDLESAKASLQKLKAEHANFKQKLAVYACWDNEASQAL